In Brevibacillus brevis, a genomic segment contains:
- a CDS encoding helix-turn-helix transcriptional regulator, whose protein sequence is MYELFVLGELMTGDKHGYQLQDILANSVGLVRKISSGTLYPLLSRMTEAGWIHLRIEEETAGGRTRKIYGITEAGRRRFHELMEKPLGTEAVAETELLFRFKMVYFSYVDKDVRLACLEQYLQMLEKSYQHVTSFERYLLTVKPEPEKQRVQLLRVFDHRKRLGEADMQWVKEEIQRVRMLEE, encoded by the coding sequence TTGTACGAATTGTTTGTATTGGGGGAGCTGATGACGGGAGACAAGCACGGCTACCAGCTGCAAGACATCCTGGCGAACTCGGTCGGGCTCGTCCGGAAAATCAGCTCGGGCACTTTGTATCCGCTCCTATCCCGCATGACGGAGGCCGGGTGGATCCACCTGCGGATTGAAGAAGAAACGGCAGGAGGACGGACACGAAAAATTTACGGGATTACCGAGGCGGGACGTAGGCGATTTCATGAGCTCATGGAAAAGCCGCTGGGGACGGAAGCGGTTGCTGAAACAGAGCTGTTGTTCCGTTTCAAAATGGTGTACTTTTCGTACGTCGACAAGGACGTGCGCCTGGCCTGTCTGGAACAGTACCTGCAAATGCTCGAGAAGAGCTATCAGCACGTAACGAGCTTCGAGAGGTATCTCCTCACGGTGAAGCCGGAGCCGGAAAAGCAGCGCGTCCAACTGCTGCGGGTGTTCGACCATCGCAAGCGGCTGGGCGAGGCGGATATGCAGTGGGTCAAGGAAGAGATTCAGCGGGTCCGCATGCTGGAGGAGTAA
- a CDS encoding multidrug efflux SMR transporter encodes MSWIYLLLAIVFEVAGTTSMKLSEGLSKPIPTISMFVLYILCFSSLSLALKEMEVGTAYAIWSGLGTAIVAVIGVLVFHDVFTVKKVIAIGLIIGGCVLLNLGGGVHG; translated from the coding sequence ATGAGCTGGATTTACTTGCTGCTGGCCATCGTGTTTGAGGTGGCCGGCACCACATCGATGAAACTGTCTGAAGGGCTGAGCAAGCCGATTCCCACGATCTCGATGTTTGTACTATACATTTTGTGCTTTTCTTCGCTGAGTCTCGCGCTGAAGGAGATGGAGGTCGGAACGGCTTATGCCATTTGGTCGGGATTGGGGACGGCCATCGTGGCCGTGATCGGCGTTCTCGTCTTCCACGACGTATTTACCGTGAAGAAGGTCATCGCGATCGGCCTCATCATCGGGGGATGCGTCTTGCTGAATCTGGGAGGCGGCGTCCACGGATGA
- a CDS encoding GNAT family protein: MTLFEPAPKPVRFLEGERVYLRPIGLDDTDWYFRSLYNREGRRLTGTQKHYSREQIQQYIEGKSQDSSSVLLLIARRDDDRVIGDIQIGTIDTFNRNAFLRIAIDQQENQGKGYGSEAIRLMLDYGFGILNLHRIELNVFAYNERAIHTYEKLGFQREGVQRQALYYNHAYHDSILMSMLAEEYRAKYLGSRQEAGTKTTVT, translated from the coding sequence ATGACACTTTTCGAACCGGCGCCAAAACCTGTTCGCTTCCTGGAAGGGGAGCGCGTCTATTTGCGGCCCATCGGATTGGATGATACGGACTGGTATTTCCGTTCGTTGTACAATCGCGAAGGCCGCCGCCTCACGGGCACGCAAAAGCACTATTCTCGCGAGCAAATCCAGCAGTACATCGAGGGAAAATCGCAGGATTCCTCCAGCGTGCTGCTGCTCATCGCCAGACGGGACGACGACCGGGTGATCGGGGACATCCAGATCGGCACGATCGATACGTTCAACCGCAACGCCTTTCTCCGCATCGCCATCGACCAGCAGGAAAACCAGGGAAAAGGCTACGGCAGCGAAGCTATCCGTCTCATGCTGGACTACGGCTTCGGCATTCTCAATCTCCACCGGATCGAACTCAACGTCTTCGCGTACAACGAGCGGGCCATCCACACGTATGAAAAGCTCGGCTTTCAGCGCGAAGGCGTGCAGCGCCAAGCCCTCTACTACAACCACGCCTACCACGACTCGATCCTCATGTCGATGCTGGCGGAAGAATATCGGGCGAAATACCTCGGTTCCCGGCAAGAGGCGGGGACAAAGACCACTGTGACGTAG
- a CDS encoding ribonuclease H-like domain-containing protein, translating to MSLKSKLQRMKGHLALEPDKDKNPALELPTTADQAEKPGSQRVDPDIPFSDKWQSMQARPFVWEDEHVMIREVRFPLGQRHGAYTFSQLHETIAAWEAFGREHPLSAAGRRAEDLLFFDTETTGLSGGAGNTVFLLGYSRVEGEEVVVRQHFLPAPHAEVTLYHSFLEQAKQSSHLVTFNGKSFDWPQVRTRHTLIRDQVQALPAFGHLDLLHGARRLWKAELESCRLAIIEQEKLDVRREDDLPGYLAPIRYFDFLHSQDPDVIEGVLRHNEIDVLSLITLYIHISRMLLEYEREEVSHEERFEIARWYDALGDGQMAMQAYMSVARSDHPWSVRAKLAVGHLYKKRKEWARALQVWESCMGASGHVPEEVYIEAAKLCEHQFKDWEKALHYTRLAYEQWKRRGSLLRQRSKAEGLAYQKRLARLEAKEEGRGML from the coding sequence ATGTCTCTTAAGTCCAAGCTGCAGCGGATGAAGGGGCACCTCGCCCTGGAGCCGGACAAGGACAAGAACCCTGCGCTTGAGCTCCCCACGACCGCTGATCAGGCGGAGAAACCCGGCAGTCAACGCGTCGATCCCGACATTCCTTTCAGCGACAAGTGGCAAAGCATGCAGGCGAGGCCGTTCGTCTGGGAGGATGAGCACGTCATGATCCGTGAAGTCCGATTTCCCCTCGGACAACGGCACGGAGCCTACACCTTTTCCCAGCTGCACGAGACGATCGCGGCGTGGGAGGCGTTTGGCAGGGAGCATCCGCTGTCTGCGGCGGGGAGGCGGGCGGAAGACCTGCTGTTTTTCGATACGGAGACGACCGGACTGTCCGGCGGGGCGGGCAATACCGTCTTTCTGCTTGGGTACAGCCGCGTCGAAGGGGAAGAAGTGGTCGTCCGGCAGCATTTTTTGCCGGCTCCCCATGCGGAAGTGACGCTGTATCATTCCTTTTTGGAACAGGCCAAGCAGTCGTCCCATCTGGTTACCTTCAACGGCAAGTCGTTCGACTGGCCGCAGGTGCGCACCCGGCATACGCTGATCCGCGATCAGGTGCAAGCGCTCCCGGCCTTTGGCCATCTGGATTTGCTGCACGGGGCGAGGAGATTGTGGAAGGCCGAGCTGGAATCGTGCCGTCTGGCGATCATCGAGCAGGAAAAGCTGGATGTCAGGCGGGAGGACGATTTGCCGGGGTATTTGGCCCCGATCCGCTATTTCGACTTCCTTCACTCCCAGGATCCGGACGTGATCGAAGGGGTGTTGCGGCACAACGAAATCGACGTGCTGTCGCTGATCACCTTGTACATCCACATTTCCCGGATGCTGCTGGAGTACGAGCGGGAAGAGGTATCTCACGAGGAACGATTTGAAATCGCCCGTTGGTATGACGCGCTCGGAGATGGCCAGATGGCGATGCAGGCATACATGTCGGTTGCGCGCAGCGACCACCCGTGGAGCGTGCGGGCGAAGCTGGCGGTCGGGCACTTGTACAAAAAGCGGAAGGAATGGGCAAGAGCTCTGCAGGTGTGGGAGTCTTGCATGGGGGCGTCCGGGCATGTCCCGGAGGAAGTCTACATCGAGGCGGCAAAGCTGTGCGAGCATCAGTTCAAGGACTGGGAAAAGGCGCTGCACTACACCCGTCTCGCCTATGAGCAGTGGAAGCGGCGGGGGAGCCTTTTGCGCCAGCGTTCCAAGGCGGAGGGGCTCGCGTACCAGAAGCGCTTGGCGCGTCTGGAGGCAAAGGAAGAAGGACGCGGAATGCTGTAA
- a CDS encoding DEAD/DEAH box helicase, with protein sequence MNMKKSMAELLDRFRQDERFSANIAHWRTIPAREAKTVPFPNELDKRIREALEKRGIPSLYTHQETSFRHVRGGKNIVAVTPTASGKSMCYHLPIIQTLSEDPQARALYLFPTKALAQDQKSELHELITEMGLSIKSETYDGDTPANIRQMVRKAGNIVITNPDMLHSAILPHHTKWVSFFEHLKYVVIDELHTYRGVFGSHVANVIRRLKRICAFYGSHPQFICTSATIANPRELAEQLTEEPMELVDNNGAPAGIKHFLFYNPPVVNRQLNIRRSATLEARDITEQFLVNGIQTILFARSRVRVEILLTYLQELIKKKLGPKTIQGYRGGYLPSQRREIERGLRNGDIMGVVSTNALELGVDIGQLQACVITGYPGSVASTWQQAGRAGRRQGESVVVMVGSSTPLDQYVISHPEYFFDRSPETARINPDNLIILVDHLKCAAYELPFREGDLFGRAEIVEILEFLTEEQVLHHSKGKWFWMNDSFPAHNISLRSASQENVVIIDISERGNERVIGEMDRFSSMTLLHEEAIYLHQGTQYQVEKLDYEEKKAYVREVAVDYYTDANLAVQLKVLEQDQYRSEGLCAFAYGEVSVHAMATIFKKIKFETHENIGSGPIHLPEEELHTNAAWIGFADSLLEEIGTEDVERGLVGLAHVLQHVAPLFVMCDPMDLHVIPQRKAVHSQQPTIFLYDRYPGGIGLSEQVYKEMETILAQAERLIVSCPCESGCPSCVGATDDGSKELAMTLLRVAQGGSAYVS encoded by the coding sequence ATGAATATGAAAAAAAGCATGGCCGAGCTGCTGGATCGCTTTCGTCAGGACGAGCGGTTTTCCGCCAATATCGCGCACTGGCGAACGATTCCTGCCCGCGAGGCCAAAACGGTTCCTTTTCCGAATGAATTGGATAAACGCATCCGGGAAGCCCTCGAGAAGCGGGGCATTCCTTCCCTATATACCCACCAGGAGACCTCGTTTCGCCATGTGCGGGGCGGGAAGAACATCGTCGCGGTGACCCCGACGGCTTCGGGGAAAAGCATGTGCTACCACCTGCCGATCATCCAGACCCTGTCGGAAGACCCGCAGGCCCGCGCTCTCTACCTGTTCCCGACCAAAGCGCTGGCACAGGATCAAAAGAGCGAGCTGCACGAGCTCATTACGGAAATGGGCCTTTCCATCAAATCCGAGACGTACGACGGAGACACGCCGGCCAACATCAGGCAGATGGTGCGCAAGGCGGGGAACATCGTCATTACCAACCCGGACATGCTGCACTCCGCGATTTTGCCTCACCACACCAAGTGGGTCTCCTTTTTCGAGCATCTGAAGTACGTCGTCATTGACGAGCTGCATACATACCGCGGCGTGTTCGGCAGCCACGTGGCCAACGTCATCCGCCGCCTCAAGCGCATCTGCGCCTTTTACGGCAGCCATCCCCAGTTCATTTGCACGTCGGCTACCATCGCCAATCCAAGAGAGCTGGCGGAGCAGCTGACGGAAGAGCCGATGGAGCTGGTGGACAACAACGGCGCTCCTGCCGGCATCAAGCACTTCCTGTTCTACAATCCGCCCGTGGTCAACCGCCAGCTGAATATCCGGCGCAGCGCCACGCTGGAAGCGCGCGACATCACGGAGCAGTTTCTCGTGAACGGCATCCAGACGATCCTGTTCGCCCGCAGCCGGGTCCGCGTGGAAATCTTGCTCACATACCTGCAAGAGCTCATTAAGAAGAAGCTCGGCCCCAAGACGATCCAGGGGTATCGCGGCGGCTATCTGCCCAGCCAGCGAAGAGAGATCGAGCGGGGACTTCGCAACGGCGACATTATGGGGGTCGTCAGCACAAATGCGCTGGAGCTGGGCGTGGACATCGGGCAGCTGCAGGCTTGTGTCATCACCGGCTACCCAGGCTCTGTCGCCAGCACCTGGCAGCAGGCGGGCCGGGCGGGTAGGCGGCAGGGGGAGTCGGTCGTCGTTATGGTCGGCAGCTCCACGCCGCTGGATCAGTACGTCATTTCCCACCCGGAGTACTTTTTTGACCGCAGCCCGGAGACGGCGCGGATCAACCCGGACAATCTGATCATCCTCGTCGATCATCTGAAGTGTGCCGCCTACGAGCTGCCGTTTCGGGAGGGAGATCTGTTCGGACGGGCGGAAATCGTGGAGATTCTGGAGTTTTTGACGGAGGAGCAGGTCCTGCACCATTCCAAAGGAAAATGGTTCTGGATGAACGACTCGTTCCCGGCGCACAACATCAGCCTGCGGTCCGCCTCGCAGGAAAACGTGGTCATCATCGACATCAGTGAGCGAGGCAACGAGCGGGTCATCGGGGAAATGGACCGATTCAGCTCGATGACGCTGCTGCATGAGGAAGCGATCTACCTGCACCAAGGGACGCAGTACCAGGTAGAGAAGCTCGACTACGAGGAAAAGAAGGCGTATGTCCGGGAAGTTGCGGTCGACTACTACACGGATGCCAATCTGGCAGTCCAGTTGAAGGTGCTGGAGCAGGATCAGTACCGGAGCGAAGGGCTGTGCGCTTTTGCCTACGGGGAAGTGTCCGTGCACGCGATGGCGACGATCTTCAAGAAAATCAAGTTCGAGACGCATGAAAACATCGGGTCCGGCCCGATTCACTTGCCGGAGGAAGAGCTGCACACCAATGCCGCCTGGATCGGATTCGCGGATAGCTTGCTGGAGGAAATCGGCACGGAGGATGTGGAGCGGGGGCTGGTCGGTCTGGCGCATGTGCTTCAGCACGTAGCACCCCTGTTCGTCATGTGCGATCCGATGGACTTGCACGTCATCCCGCAGCGCAAGGCTGTGCATTCCCAGCAGCCGACGATCTTTTTGTACGATCGTTACCCGGGAGGGATCGGGCTTTCCGAGCAAGTGTACAAAGAGATGGAGACCATTCTCGCGCAGGCCGAGCGCCTGATCGTCTCGTGCCCGTGCGAGTCCGGCTGCCCGTCTTGCGTGGGAGCGACCGATGACGGCAGCAAGGAGCTGGCGATGACACTCCTGCGCGTGGCCCAAGGAGGAAGCGCGTATGTCTCTTAA
- a CDS encoding SulP family inorganic anion transporter: MNIQQLKTDWFSHARGDVLAGMTVALALIPEAIAFSIIAGVDPMVGLYASFCIAVTIAFAGGRPGMISAATGAMALLMVNLVKEHGLEYLLAATLLTGVIQFLLGVCKIGRFMTFVPHSVVIGFVNALAILIFMAQLPHFAGASWVMYAMVLGTLAIIYILPRFTKAVPAALVAIVAMTAIAIFGGLDLRTVGDMGQITRSLPMFHVPAVPFTWETLMIILPYSFPLALVGILESLMTASIIDEMTDTRSDKNREVKGQGIANLVNGFFGGMAGCAMIGQSVINVKSGGRGRLSTLVAGVFLLFLIMVLGDVVQRIPMAALVGVMIMVSIGTFNWQSIKDLRKVPLSDSLVMIVTVAIVVATHDLAKGVIAGVILSAVIFGWKMARLKSTESLTLSGAKVYAISGPLFFGTMTYFIEQFHFTEDPEQIVIDLSRSHVWDHSAVAAISKVVSKYRQLGKHVSIEGLNKESQSLVDRIGLSVPSGH, encoded by the coding sequence TTGAACATTCAACAATTGAAAACGGATTGGTTCTCCCATGCACGCGGTGACGTATTGGCCGGAATGACTGTGGCCCTGGCTCTGATTCCCGAAGCGATCGCCTTCTCGATTATTGCCGGTGTCGATCCCATGGTCGGACTGTACGCTTCCTTCTGCATTGCTGTGACGATTGCCTTCGCTGGCGGAAGACCCGGAATGATTTCGGCAGCGACAGGAGCCATGGCTTTGCTGATGGTCAACCTCGTGAAGGAACACGGCCTGGAGTACCTGCTGGCAGCGACTTTGCTTACAGGTGTCATCCAGTTTCTTCTCGGCGTTTGCAAGATTGGCCGGTTCATGACCTTCGTTCCCCATTCGGTCGTGATCGGCTTTGTCAACGCCTTGGCGATTCTCATCTTCATGGCGCAGCTGCCGCACTTTGCAGGAGCATCCTGGGTGATGTACGCGATGGTGCTCGGTACGCTCGCGATCATTTACATTCTTCCGCGCTTTACGAAAGCGGTCCCGGCCGCACTGGTCGCCATCGTCGCGATGACCGCCATCGCCATTTTCGGCGGCCTTGATTTGCGCACGGTAGGCGACATGGGGCAGATCACGCGCAGCCTGCCGATGTTTCATGTGCCAGCGGTTCCTTTTACCTGGGAAACGCTGATGATTATTCTCCCGTACTCGTTCCCTCTGGCCCTGGTGGGAATTCTCGAATCGCTGATGACAGCGTCGATCATCGATGAAATGACGGATACGCGCTCCGACAAGAATCGCGAGGTCAAAGGCCAAGGCATCGCCAACCTCGTCAACGGCTTCTTCGGAGGAATGGCTGGTTGCGCCATGATCGGCCAATCCGTCATCAACGTCAAATCCGGCGGCCGCGGCCGCTTGTCTACCCTCGTAGCCGGCGTCTTCCTTCTGTTCTTAATCATGGTGCTCGGGGACGTCGTCCAGCGGATTCCGATGGCCGCATTGGTGGGCGTGATGATCATGGTTTCCATCGGCACCTTCAATTGGCAGTCGATCAAGGACCTGCGCAAGGTTCCCCTGAGCGACTCCCTCGTCATGATCGTGACGGTAGCGATTGTAGTCGCTACCCATGACTTGGCGAAAGGGGTCATCGCGGGCGTCATCCTGAGCGCCGTGATCTTCGGATGGAAAATGGCCCGCTTGAAGTCAACCGAATCGCTCACGTTGTCGGGAGCCAAGGTGTACGCCATCTCCGGTCCGCTGTTCTTCGGAACCATGACGTACTTTATCGAGCAATTCCACTTCACGGAGGATCCGGAACAGATCGTCATCGACCTGAGCCGTTCCCACGTCTGGGATCATTCGGCAGTGGCTGCGATTTCCAAGGTCGTGTCCAAGTATCGGCAGCTCGGGAAGCACGTCTCCATCGAAGGGCTGAACAAAGAAAGCCAGTCGCTGGTCGACCGCATCGGCCTTTCGGTTCCTTCCGGTCATTAA
- a CDS encoding MarR family transcriptional regulator, with amino-acid sequence MNDLLQHAFRIRAAMNKMQRDISIEMQKQFGMDLTRPQCYLLSLISNEEPCKITHLAKKLGVRPSTISTMINRLVDDGFVSREYGHNDRRNVLVSITLLGKEVLKKDVENYGKVLQQFIGSLESTELETFTRTFEKIAAIHEAR; translated from the coding sequence ATGAACGACTTACTTCAACACGCTTTTCGTATCCGTGCTGCCATGAACAAAATGCAACGAGATATATCCATAGAGATGCAAAAACAATTCGGGATGGATCTGACGAGGCCGCAATGCTATCTGCTGTCGCTGATCTCCAATGAAGAGCCGTGCAAGATCACGCATCTTGCCAAAAAGCTCGGAGTGCGCCCCAGCACCATTTCCACGATGATCAATCGTCTCGTCGATGACGGCTTCGTATCGCGGGAGTACGGCCACAACGACCGGCGCAACGTCCTGGTGTCCATCACGCTGCTCGGCAAAGAAGTGCTGAAGAAAGATGTCGAAAATTACGGCAAAGTGCTTCAGCAATTCATCGGTTCTTTGGAGTCCACCGAATTGGAAACGTTTACGCGAACCTTCGAAAAGATCGCTGCCATCCACGAAGCGAGATGA
- a CDS encoding iron-containing alcohol dehydrogenase, whose amino-acid sequence MPAYRYHCQTRIEMGKGKSKELPELLRFLHVGKSVLLVSDPGVIRAGLVAPIRAALEEAGFRVTLFDALSQNPRDTECLEGASLYREAKADAVVAIGGGSAMDTGKTIALCGANGGTPTDYADGRLPYENIAPIICIPTTAGTGSEVTRSAVITESSTHRKMTLKHETLRPTLALLDPALTYSVPPAVTAATGVDALVHAIEGYTCKVTNPISQALGAQAMRTIVDALPAAYANGQDEEARHAMLEGSLLAGLCFGSADVAAVHCLAEALGGLYDTPHGVANSVFLPYVLKFNAAENKPMHARLGRYMGFAADADSDDQAISKLIEGIRALTESLHIPKLKDLPGVRREDFPRIVELAMKNGSTPSNVRTITAEDYRSILEEAFES is encoded by the coding sequence ATGCCAGCATACCGTTATCATTGCCAGACACGAATCGAGATGGGGAAAGGGAAGTCGAAGGAGCTGCCGGAGCTCTTGCGTTTTCTGCACGTGGGAAAGTCGGTCCTGCTGGTGAGCGATCCAGGGGTCATTCGTGCGGGACTGGTGGCCCCTATTCGCGCCGCGCTGGAGGAAGCGGGCTTTCGCGTGACGCTCTTTGACGCGCTTAGTCAAAACCCGCGCGATACAGAGTGCTTGGAAGGGGCCTCACTGTATCGCGAGGCAAAGGCCGACGCGGTAGTGGCAATCGGCGGCGGGAGCGCGATGGATACGGGGAAAACGATCGCCCTGTGCGGAGCAAATGGCGGGACGCCCACCGATTATGCGGACGGCCGGCTGCCATACGAAAATATTGCTCCGATCATCTGCATTCCGACTACAGCCGGGACCGGTTCGGAGGTGACGAGATCGGCCGTAATTACGGAGTCGTCGACGCATCGCAAAATGACGCTGAAGCACGAGACCTTGCGCCCGACGCTGGCGCTGCTTGATCCGGCGCTGACGTACAGCGTGCCGCCCGCTGTCACGGCTGCCACGGGGGTGGATGCCTTGGTGCACGCCATCGAGGGCTACACCTGCAAGGTGACCAATCCGATCTCCCAAGCTCTCGGGGCGCAAGCGATGCGCACGATCGTCGACGCTTTGCCTGCCGCTTACGCCAACGGGCAGGATGAAGAAGCACGTCACGCGATGCTCGAAGGGAGCCTGCTGGCGGGGCTGTGCTTCGGGTCTGCCGATGTCGCGGCCGTGCATTGTCTGGCCGAAGCGCTGGGGGGCCTGTACGATACTCCGCATGGCGTAGCCAACTCGGTATTTCTGCCCTATGTATTGAAGTTCAACGCTGCGGAGAACAAGCCGATGCACGCCCGGTTGGGCAGATACATGGGTTTTGCCGCCGATGCGGATTCGGACGATCAGGCCATCAGCAAGCTGATCGAAGGCATCCGTGCCCTCACCGAGAGCCTGCATATTCCCAAGCTCAAAGATTTGCCTGGGGTACGCAGGGAAGACTTTCCCCGGATCGTGGAGCTGGCGATGAAAAACGGCTCGACACCGAGCAACGTCCGCACAATCACCGCCGAGGATTACCGGTCCATTTTGGAGGAAGCGTTCGAGTCGTAG
- a CDS encoding VWA domain-containing protein yields MRNRIKAGAIFILTASLVGCSSGGQSHRPASSEQAGGQNQLAARPEAEASYAGAPSGNKADAFALKRRPEAEPPGAGAMTFQHYGTNPFISTSEDNLSTFAADVDTGSYTVTRSYIQDGELPPADAVRVEEFINYFPAAYPPPATGTFGIHVDGGPSPFGPGYQLVRIGIKGKEIVPENRKAAHLVFVIDVSGSMDQENRLELVKKSLRVLVDQLQPRDTVGIVVYGSEGRVVLDPTSAENRRAILSSIDALRPEGSTNAEEGLRLGYEMANRSFERGAINRVILCSDGVANVGETDTEGILRSIEDYARKDIYLSTFGFGMGNYNDVLMEQLADKGQGQYSYIDTFSEARRVFTEALTGTLQTIARDVKIQVEFDPKAVDRYRLLGYENRDVRDEDFRNDKTDAGEVGAGHTVTALYEVKVKNEAALKLGDVRIRYHNASNNQVEETSRPVTVHAKLSPDLQFLASVAEFAEILRESAWAEDGSLRDVLKLAEASAASEEQLEFVRMVKDSLAIRRQ; encoded by the coding sequence ATGAGAAACAGAATCAAAGCAGGTGCGATCTTCATTTTGACAGCGTCGTTGGTCGGGTGCAGCTCCGGCGGGCAGAGTCACCGGCCTGCCTCGAGCGAGCAAGCCGGAGGACAAAACCAGCTGGCGGCCCGTCCGGAAGCTGAGGCGAGCTATGCTGGTGCACCTTCAGGCAACAAGGCCGACGCCTTCGCTCTGAAAAGGCGTCCGGAGGCTGAGCCGCCCGGCGCAGGCGCCATGACCTTTCAGCATTACGGTACGAATCCGTTTATTTCCACCTCCGAAGACAACCTCTCCACTTTCGCGGCCGACGTCGACACCGGCTCTTACACGGTGACCCGCAGCTACATCCAGGATGGGGAGCTTCCCCCTGCGGATGCCGTCCGCGTGGAGGAATTCATCAATTACTTTCCCGCTGCCTATCCTCCCCCCGCTACCGGCACCTTTGGGATTCACGTAGACGGCGGCCCTTCTCCTTTCGGCCCTGGCTACCAGCTGGTGCGGATCGGGATCAAAGGAAAAGAAATCGTCCCGGAAAACAGGAAGGCCGCCCATCTCGTCTTTGTGATCGATGTCTCCGGCTCCATGGACCAGGAAAATCGACTGGAGCTGGTCAAGAAGAGCTTGCGAGTCCTGGTCGATCAGCTCCAGCCGAGAGACACGGTCGGGATTGTCGTCTACGGATCGGAGGGACGCGTCGTCCTCGATCCTACCTCCGCCGAAAACAGGAGGGCCATCTTGTCGTCCATCGACGCGCTCCGGCCCGAGGGCTCCACCAATGCGGAGGAAGGCTTGCGGCTCGGTTACGAGATGGCGAACCGCTCGTTTGAACGTGGCGCCATCAACCGCGTCATCCTCTGTTCCGACGGCGTAGCAAACGTCGGCGAGACGGACACGGAGGGCATTTTACGCTCCATCGAGGACTACGCCCGAAAGGACATCTACCTCAGCACGTTCGGATTCGGCATGGGCAACTACAACGACGTGCTGATGGAACAGCTCGCGGACAAAGGCCAGGGACAATACTCGTACATCGACACGTTTTCCGAAGCGCGGCGGGTCTTTACGGAAGCATTGACGGGCACCTTGCAAACGATCGCCCGCGATGTGAAAATCCAGGTGGAATTTGATCCGAAAGCGGTGGATCGCTACCGGCTGCTCGGCTATGAAAACCGGGACGTGCGCGACGAGGATTTCCGAAATGACAAGACCGACGCCGGGGAAGTCGGCGCAGGCCACACGGTGACGGCTCTCTACGAGGTGAAGGTGAAGAACGAGGCAGCCTTGAAGCTGGGAGACGTGCGCATCCGCTACCATAACGCCTCCAACAATCAGGTAGAGGAAACGAGCCGGCCCGTGACGGTTCACGCAAAGCTGTCCCCTGATTTGCAGTTTCTCGCTTCTGTCGCCGAGTTTGCGGAAATCCTGCGGGAAAGCGCCTGGGCCGAGGACGGTTCCTTGCGGGATGTGCTGAAGCTGGCGGAAGCCTCCGCAGCGAGCGAAGAGCAACTGGAGTTCGTCCGGATGGTAAAGGATAGCCTCGCGATTCGCAGGCAGTAA